The genomic region TGCAGGACTGGCTCGACAACAATTTGCCGACGCTCGTCGAGCGGCTTGTGCGGGAAGAGATCGAGCGCGTGGTACGCGGCGAGCGATAAGCGTACCGGCCCGATCCGTTGAAATCTTACCCGTCTGTGCAGCAGGCGGGTTTTCACTTTTAGAATGACCGACGGAGGCGCGGTCACTTTTAAAGTGATTTGTCAGCTGTTAGTTGCTATTGAGCCTTCAATTCATTCATCGCGCATAAAGACCGGATAATTCCATGCTTGAGAAGACCTATGACGCCGCGGCGATAGAGCCGAAAATTGCTGAACGCTGGGAAGAAGCGGGTGCATTCAAGGCGGGTGCAGGCGCGAAGCCGGGAGCCGATCCGTTTGCCGTGGTTATTCCGCCGCCGAACGTCACCGGATCGCTGCATATGGGCCACGCGCTCAACAACACGATCCAGGACATCATGGTCCGCTTCGAACGAATGCGCGGCAAGAATGTGCTGTGGCAGCCCGGCATGGACCACGCAGGCATTGCAACCCAGATGGTTGTCGAGCGCCAGCTGGCTGAACGGCAGGAACCAAACCGTCATGCCATGGGCCGCGAGAAGTTCATCGAACGGATCTGGCAGTGGAAGGCTGAATCGGGCGGCATGATTTCCAACCAGCTGCGCCGTCTTGGTGCCTCGTGTGACTGGTCGCGCGAGCGCTTCACCATGGACGAAGGGCTTTCGCGCGCGGTTCTGGAAGTTTTCGTCTCGCTCTACAAGCAGGGCCTCATCTATCGCGACAAGCGCCTGGTCAACTGGGACCCGAAGCTGCTGACGGCGATTTCCGACATTGAAGTCGAGTCTCGCGAAACGAAAGGCCATCTGTGGCATTTCCGTTATCCGCTTGAGAACGTCCCGTTCGACCCGGAAAACCCGCACACTTACATCGTCGTGGCGACAACGCGGCCGGAAACCATGCTGGGCGACACCGGTGTCGCGGTCAACCCGAAGGACGGGCGTTACCATGCTCTGGTCGGAAACGACGTGGTGCTCCCGCTCGTCGGTCGCCACATTCCGATCGTTGCAGACGATTATGCCGATCCGGAAGCCGGTTCTGGCGCGGTCAAGATTACGCCTGCGCATGACTTCAACGATTTTGAGGTCGGCAAGCGCAACGATCTGCGCGCCATCAATATCCTGACGCCCGAGGCCGCAGTTACGCTCAAGGGCAACAATGACTTCCTGGAAGGCCTTGAGCTGACGCCCGAACTGAAGGCGCTCATCAACGAGCTGGATGGGCAGGATCGCTTTGCGGTTCGCAAGCGCATCGTCGAATTGATGGACGAGCGCGGCTATCTCGAAAAGATCGAGGACCACACGCACGCCGTTCCGCACGGTGACCGCGGTGGCGTGCCGATCGAACCCTACCTGACCGACCAGTGGTATGTGAACGCTGCCGAACTTGCCAAGCCTGCAATGGCAGCTGTTCGCGACGGAACCACGCAGATCGTTCCAAAGAACTGGGAAAAGACCTATTTCGACTGGATGGAAAACATCCAGCCGTGGTGCGTCTCGCGCCAGCTTTGGTGGGGACACCAGATCCCGGCCTGGTATGGCCCGGACGGCAAATGCTTTGTCGAAAAGAGCGAAGAAGAGGCGAAGGCCTCTGCGCGCGCCCACTATGGCGAAGATGTTGTGCTCGAGCGTGATACCGACGTTCTCGATACATGGTTTTCGTCTGCGCTGTGGCCGTTCTCGACGCTCGGCTGGCCGGACAAGACGCCGGAACTCGCAACTTATTATCCAACCAGCGTTCTGGTTACCGGGTTCGATATCCTGTTCTTCTGGGTTGCCCGCATGATGATGATGGGTCTCCATTTCATGGAGGAAATCCCGTTCCATACGGTTTATCTGCATGCTCTGGTTCGCGACAAGCATGGCGCGAAGATGTCGAAGTCGAAGGGCAATGTCATCGATCCGCTGGAGCTGATGGACGAATACGGCGCCGACGCGCTGCGGTTCACCCTTGCGATCATGGCCGCACAGGGGCGTGACGTTAAGCTCGATCCGGCTCGTATTGCAGGCTATCGCAATTTCGGCACCAAGCTCTGGAATGCGACGCGCTTTGCGCAGATGAATGGCGTAAAGCTCGACGCCGGTTTCAAGCCGGAAAACGCCAGGCTTGCCGTCAATCGCTGGATACTGACGGAGCTGACCAAGGCCACGCGCGCCGTCACCGAGGGCATCGACAACTATCGCTTCAATGAAGCAGCGGGCGCTGCATATCGTTTTGTCTGGAACCAGTTCTGCGATTGGTATCTGGAACTGCTGAAGCCGATCTTCATGGGCGACGATGAAGCTGCGAAGGCTGAAGCCCAGGCCACTGCAGCCTATTGCCTCGATCAGATCTACAAGCTTCTGCACCCGTTCATGCCTTTCATGACGGAGGAACTCTGGACCCTGACCGCAGGCGAGGGGCAGAAGCGCGATACGGTGCTGGCGCTTGCAGCCTGGCCGGAACTGTCGTTCGAGGACGAGGAAGCAGCGGCTGACATCAACTGGCTGGTTGATCTCGTCACCGGGATTCGTTCGGTTCGCGCGGAAATGAATGTGCCTGCTGGGGCGATTGCTCCTGTTGTCGTTCTGGATGCGAATGCGGCAAGTATCGACCGCTTTGCCCGTCACGATGCTGCGATCAAGCGTCTTGCGCGTGTCGAAAGCGTTTCGTTCGAGGCACAGGCTCCAAAAGGTTCGGCACAGATGCTGTTGGGTGAGGCGACAATCTGCATCCCGCTTGGCAATCTGATCGACCTGAAGGCGGAATCCGCACGCCTCGCCAAGGAAGCTGGCAAGATTGCCGCCGAAATGGATCGCATCGAGAAAAAGCTTTCCAACGAGAAATTCGTTGCGAATGCGCGTGAAGAAGTCGTTGAAGCGGAGCGTGAGCGGCTTGCGGAACTGAAGGAAGCCGCGCAGCGTGTGGCAACGGCCGAGTCACGCATCCGTGATGCAGGCTGAATTGACCTGACGTAAGAAAACAGATTTCGGTCGAATCAAACACCCGGCAGCCTCCGCTGTCGGGTGTTTTGTTGCGCGGTAGTCGCATTTCGGCGCGTTTCAAGCGGCAGAGGGAGTGATCGAACTGGCGTTTCGATTGTTTTTGAGCAATGTTGCGCTTTCGCAACAAGGCGAAAAAGCGGCCGAAAATTGGCCGATTCAGGCATGTTTTGCCATGTGCTTGGTCTAATTTTACTAATGAAACGGCGATAAGATCGGTGTTTTAGCCATTTTCCGCATATGCGTCGAAAGTTCCATAACGCTAATCCAAATTAATGCATCTTGCGGGCTGAATCCTTCCTGATTTACGTTTTCGTCAACGTTAATACCGTTGCTGTGTGGGAGGACATTTATGAGTGTACAGCGCGTGAAAATGGCAGGGATGGTCGCAGCTTTCCTCGGAAGCGCGGTCGCTGCCAATGCGGGCGGCTTCGAGCGCGGCTCGCAGGATTTCGATATTCTTTTTGAACAAGGCAATGCCGTTGAGGCGACCGGCACCTTTGTGGCTCCTCAGCGCAAGTTGAAGAATATTGGCGGCTCTTTGGTCGGCGCCTCGACAGGCGGTATCAATCCGATTACCCGTCGCCCCTACGAGACGGAAGTCGATGAAGCGAAGAGCTATTGGGTTCCAAAAGTTTCGGCCAAGTTCGATCTTACCAATGATCTCGCTTGTGCGGCTCAATATCGCCAGCCTTGGGGTATCGAGACGGATGTCGGCGTCGATACCGTGCGAATGTTCACCGCGATTGAACAGAAAATCTCCTCCAACGATTATGGTGTAAACTGCTCCTATCGGTTTGCAGCTGGAGAGAAGAGCTATTTCCGTATTCTGGGTGGCGTGAGCTATCAGGAGCTCAAGGGCGAACAGACCCGAATGATACCTCCGGGTTCAGCCTTTGGCGGCTCGTTCCGCGTAGCGTCTCTGGATGTTGAAGATCAGTCGGTGGGTTGGCGTCTTGGTGCCGCTTACGAAATCCCAGAATATGCGATGCGCGCAACGCTCGTTTATCAGTCGAAAGTCAAATATAACCTCGAAGGCACCATCGACAATCTGGCGCTCGATCGGTTGACAGGTCGCGGCATACCGATCAACGTTGAAAGCGACGTTTCTACACCTCAGTCGGTGGAATTCAGGTTCCAGACCGGTATCGCTCCAGACTGGCTTGCTTTCGGTTCGGTCAAGTGGACCGACTGGTCGAGCATTACTTCTGTGGACTTTAATTCCGCGGATAGCAGGGTCGTTCGTCAGGGAACCAAAATCACTAGCCTGAACCTTTACTATCAGGATGGTTGGACGGTTAGCGGTGGCGTCGGTCACAAGTTCAACGACCAATGGTCGGCTGCTGCGACCGTTACCTGGGATCGTGGCACCAGCACGGGCCTGACTTCACAGACAGACATCTGGCTCTTCGGTCTCGGCACGAACTACAAGCCAAACGATCAGTTTGAGGTTCGTCTGGCTGGTGCTGCTGGCTGGCTTTCCTCGGGTGAACTGGACGATACCGTTATTGCTGGTACGCGCAATGCCACAGGCTCCAAGGGCGAATTCGGAAATGATTTCGTTGGTGCCCTGTCACTCACTGCGAAGGCCAAGTTCTAAGCTCGACATATAAGACACGAAAAAAGCCCGGCGTTGCCGGGCTTTTTGTTGGAAACCGCTTGGGCTCAGGACCGTTCAAGCCGTGCAAGCAGCGATGACGTATCCCAGCGGTTGCCTCCGATCTTCTGCACTTCCTTGTAAAACTGGTCCACGAGAGCCGTAACCGGCAAAAGCGCGCCATTGCGGTCCGCTTCCTCTAGGCAGATGCCAAGATCCTTGCGCATCCAGTCGACCGCAAAGCCGAAATCGTATTTGCCTTGGTTCATGGTGCCGGAACGGTTCTCCATCTGCCAGGAGCCCGCTGCCCCCTTGGATATTACCGAGATCAGCTTTTCGATATCGAGACCAGCCTTCTTGCCGAAATGGATGCCTTCCGCCAGCCCTTGAACGAGACCGGCAATACAGATCTGGTTGACCATCTTTGCAAGCTGGCCCGAGCCGACCGGACCCATGAGGCCGACCATGCGCGCATAAGCATCTATTACGGGCCTGGCGCGCTCAAAAACAGCTTCCGGCGCTCCAACCATGACCGTCAGTACACCGTTTTCGGCACCTGCCTGCCCGCCGGAGACAGGCGCATCGATGAAGTGAAAGCCGCGCTTTTGCGCTTCGGCGTCCAGTTCGCGGGCAACCTCCGCGGAGGCCGTGGTATTGTCGATGAAGATCGCATCCTTCCTCATGGTCGAGAATGCGCCATCCGGGCCGGTAGTGACGGAGCGAAGATCATCGTCATTGCCGACACAGGCGAAAACAAAATCCGCATCGCGAACGGCTTCGGCGGGCGTGGCAGCAAAGCTGCCGCCGAATTCCCTTGCCCATTTTTCGGCCTTGGCTGTCGTGCGGTTATAAACCGTGACGTCGTGACCGCCCTTGTTCTTGAGATGTCCGGCCATGGGATAGCCCATGACGCCCAAACCCAGAAAGGCGACTTTAGCGGGTGTCGTCATTCGTTCATTCCTCTGGATAGATGTAAGCAATCAGGTGAGAGGCGTCATAACGGCCGCGTGATAGGCCGGACGCTGTTTCAAACGGTCATACCAGTCTTCGAGCCGCGGAAGGGAGGGACGCTCGATGGGAAACTCGAACCACGCATAGGCATAGCAACCGATGGGAATGTCACCAATGCCGAAATTGTCGCCCGAAAACCAGGCGGCATCCTTGAGGCCGTCATTGGCAATCTGCATCGAATGAGCCAGCCCCAGAAGACCGCGTTCCAGAATAGCCGGATCGCGTTCCGCTTCCGGCAACCGGATCAGATGCTTGATGACATCGCTGAAATTGGAGGCCAGGGAGGTGGAGGCCCAATCCATCCACTTTTCAGCCTGCGCGCGCCTGGCGGGGTCCTCGATCCAGAACGTTCCCTTGCCATAGACCGCCGCAAGATAACGGGTGATGGTATTGGATTCCCACAACACAGTGTCGCCGTCTTCCAGCAACGGAATCAGCCCGTTCGGATTACGCGCAAGATAAGTGGGATCTTTCAGGCCACCAAACTGGCCGCCCACGTCGATCTGCTCATAGTCGAGATTAAGTTCCCGCGCTATCCAGAGCGCCTTCTTCACATTTGTGGAATTGATACGACCCCAGATTTTCAGCATGACTCAGCCTGTTGCATTACTGTGGAAAAATGCATTCTAAACAGATCGTCCCCGAAAGTCGCAAGACTTCCGGGGACGATATTTTGCCTTATGCCTATTTAGTGATCTCTAGCGAACAAGATGACGTGTCAGTCGTCGTTCGAGAAAATCCCAAACGTGCCGCAGACATTCGACGATCACCAGATAGATGACCGCTGCCCAGAGATAGGTTTGGAAATCGAAGGTCCGCGAATAGGCGCGGCGCGTTTCGCCCATCAGGTCGAGCACGGTGATGATGGCGACAATGGCCGATCCCTTGATCATCAGGATGATTTCGTTGCCGTAAGGGCGCAGCGCCACGATAAGCGCCTGCGGAAGAATGACCTTCCAGAAGGTCACACGCTTTGAAATGCCAAGAGCCGCGGCGCCTTCCCATTGGCCGAGGGCCACGCTCTGAATGGCGCCGCGCAGGATTTCAGCCTGATAAGCCGCCGTATTGAGCGAAAACGCCAGAATCGCGCAATTCCATGCATCGCGGAAAAACACCCAAAGCCCGATGCTTTCGAGAAACGGACGGAAGGTGCCAAAACCGTAATAGATAAGGAATGTCTGCGCGAGCAGTGGAGTGCCCCGGAAGAAATAGACATAGCCGAAGGCAAGTCCGCGAAGCCATCGATTGTTGGACATGCGCGCGGCCGTGATTGGCAGCGAAATCAGGGCGCCTATGATGATAGAGACAGCGACCAGCTTCAGCGTGATCAGAAGACCGGACCAGTAGCGCGGCCCGTAGGTTTCAAACAGATCGACGCGCCATGCGTTATAGAGATAGATCGCAAGGCCGGCGAAGAGAAGGAACCATAGAGCGACGATGACGTGGCCTGCGACGCGCATTCGCGTCCATTGCTTTACCACTGGCGGCGGGGCCATCACCGGGACTGTCGTGTTGGAAACCGTCTGGCTCATGTCATGCACCTCGCGAACGGTTGGCGCCTGCATCGGCCCAGCGGGCAATGCGGTCGATGAAGTAGGACGAGATGATTGCGAGAACCAGATAGAGCAGACAGGCTATGCCGAAGAACAGAAACGGTTCCTTGGTCACCCGCGCCGCGATGGAGGTCTGCCGCAGGATATCCGACAAGGTGATGACGGAAACCAGCGATGTATCCTTGAGAAGCACCAGCCACAGATTGGCCAGACCGGGCAGGGCGATGCGGATCAGCTGCGGCAGGATGACCTTGCGCATGGTCTGCCAGTGCGACAGGCCGACGGCATAACCGCCTTCATATTGGCCGCGCGGGATGGCGCGGAATGCCGAGAGGAAGACTTCGCTCGAATAGGATGAGAAGACGAAGCCCAGCGCGACCATACCCGCGCCGAACGCATTGATTTCGACATTGGCTTCGACGCCGAACAGGCTCAAGAGCCGCTGCAGTCCCAGCGATGCGCCGAAATAAACGAGAAAGAGGGTCAGAAGCTCAGGCAAACCACGAAAGATCGTCGTGTAGATGTTTGCTGCCAGCCGTATCGAGGGTTCGCTGGATTGTTTGCCGACGGCAACCAGAAATCCAAGTGCGAGACCGACGGGAAGTGTTGCGAGGGCCAGCGAGACGGTAACCAGAAGGCCCCAGGCAATGCTTGCCCCCCAACCGTCCGGGCCGAAACTCAACAAAGTGGCGTAATGTTCCATGCGCCTATTCTTTTTCCTGAAGGCAACTGCCTGTGCTTTTTATCGCCTGCGGGCATCAACCCGGCGAGGCTTGTGCGGCATGCCCGTACAAATGTTTTGCGCCGGTTTGCCAAAACGCAAACCGGCGCATGTCTATCAATTTGGATTAGTTTTCAGCGCCATAAGCATCGAAGTCGAAGTACTTGTCGTTGACTTCCTTGTATTTGCCGTTCGCGCGGATGGCCTTGATGGCTGCGTTGAACTTTTCAACCAGTTCGGGGCGGCCCTTCTTGAAGGCGACGCCAGCGCCCGGACCATGGATTTCGATGACTGGCGGGAACGTACCGACCATCTTGCAGCAAGCCCCATCCGGAGACTTCAGCCACTGGGCAAGCGTCACGCTGTCGTCGTTGACGGCATCGAGACGGCCATTGGCGAGATCGAGGCGATATTCTTCTGCCGTCGGATAGGCCTTGATCGTGCTGTCGGTGAAGGTCTTTTCAGAATAGTTGGAGTGCGTGGTGGAAACCTGCACGCCGATGGTCTTGCCTGCGAGGTCTTCCTTGGTCACACCCTTGATGTCGGTGTCTTTGGGAGCCGCAATGCCGGGAGGCGTGTTGTAATATTTATTGGAGAAGTCGACCTGCTTCTTGCGCTCGTCCGTGATGGACATGGATGCGATGAAGGCGTCGAATTTGCCTGCCTGAAGCGCAGGAATAGCGCCGTCCCATTCCTGGGTAACGAATTCGCACTCGGCTTTCATCTCCTCGCAGAGCGCCTTGGCGATATCGACGTCGAAGCCCGAGAGGGTGCCGTCCGGATTGATGAAGTTGAAGGGCGGATAGGCGCCTTCGGTGCCGATCTTGAGCTTGAGTGGTTCTTCTGCATTGGCAACGCCAGCAGCCATGCTGCCGATTGTGATTGCCAGTGCTGCTACCGATGCTGCAGTGGCGATACGCTTCAATACGCGCATTTTCAGTCCTCTCGTTTGTTTTGGCTGGTTCCCTGATTATTTCTTCTGGTTCAGCCGCTTAAGGGGCACTCACGACCGTGTAACTTTAAATTGCACGTTTGGCAGCGGATTCCCCCTGTCCCTACCAATAGATGGTTGAGCCGATCATGCGCAATATTTTTTCGCGCTTCCATCTCCACCATCAGGTCTGTCGGCGATATTCCCACCATTTTTAGACGATTGGCAAGATGGTCCGTGTAATTAAATTGTGTCTCTTGAGAGTGAATTCGTCTGCATTTTCTGCATGTTTTTGTCTTGTTATAATGGAAATCGCTATTTTGACCATAAAATTTAGGGAGTTGCTCAAAGCGCCATCTCGCCTTCGATAAAATCGGCTATTTTCTCGATATCATTGATGTCGAACACGGGCACTGCTTCGTCGGGTTGGGGCTGGTCGCTGGCGATGGCGAGGATAGTCGGATCGTCGCGGGAAAGCGCGGGCCCGTCATGGCTTCCCTGCCGACGCAGCTCGATTTTCTTGTGTGTTTCGCGCTTATAGCCTTCGACCAGAACAAGATCGCAGGGTGCAAGTTTGGCGGCAATCTCACGCAGGGAAGGCTCTTCTTCGCCCAGGTTCTCATGCATGATCGCGTAGCGCTGCGACGAGACTATGGCAACTTCCGCCGCTCCCGCCTTTCGATGCCGCCAGGAATCAGTTCCTTCATGGTCGATGTCGAAATTGTGATGGGCATGCTTGATCGTGGCGATACGGTACCCGCGGGCGGTAAGGCATGTCACCAGGCGTTCGGTCATTGTTGTCTTGCCGGAGTTTTTCCAGCCGGTAATGCCGAAAAGCTTCTGGTTCATTCCATCGACTCAGCCAGTTTTCGGGCCGCGACAAGATCGTCGGGCCGATTGATGTTGAAGAACGGATCATATGTTTCCGGACTATCGCCGGCGAAGGCAAGCGGAAAATCGACGGTCTCAAAACCTATATGCTCAGCGAACGCAAGGACGCTCGCCCTGTTCGTTTCGGAGAGCCAAGCGGACAGTTCATCCGCCAGCCCCGTTTCCCACAGGCCGAAAATGGGATGCACCCGGTCAAGGGAACTGGCGAGAACGATACGCGCTCCGCTTTCATTTCGACGCGAAAGAAGGCGTCCGGCGAGATCGTGAGGCAGGAACGGCGTATCGGCTGCCGTTGTCAGTAAAAGGGAAGCCCCGCGCGCCTGGATCAACGCCGACAGGATGCCGACAAGTGGACCGCCATGTGTTGAAGGCAGGTCTTTCAGGATCGGTACGCCGAGATTGGTCAGACGGGGATCATCGCTGTTCGCATTGACAACGAGAGTTTCGACCTGCGGGCTGATGCGCGTGATGACATGGGCAATGATAGAGCGGTCGCCGTCGAGTGGCTGAAGGAACTTGTCGCCCGCAACGCCACCTTCCTGCATGCGGCTGGAAAGCCCCCCGGCGATGATGGCCCCTGCAATCATGACGGTTCCACGCCGGTCGGGATCGTCGCGAGCGTGCTCTTGTTGCGTTCGCGCTTCTTCAATACGTTTTCGCGATAGACCATGTAGACGCCGCTTCCGACCACCAGAATAGATCCGATGATCGTATATATGTCAGGCGCTTCGCCGAAGATCAAAGTGCTGAGGCCGATCGCCCAGAGCAGGCTCGAATAGCGGAACGGTGAAACGAACGAAACTTCGCCTTCGCGCATCGCCAGAATGATGAAGTGATAACCAACGAGAAGCAAAACGGCCGCAATGGCCATGGCGCCGACGGCGGTCATCCCGAGTGGCTGCCATCCGCCCATGGGAACTGTCAGCGCGCCGCCCGTCAATGTTATCGCGCCTGCGGTCAAGGTCGACAGAAAGAGGGTTGGCACATGCGCCGGCACCCGGCGTGTCGCAATATCTCGTGTGGCGGCAAAGCACACGCTGGCGAGAAGCACGGCGACAGCGGCCAGGCTCGCCGCGCCATCCGTTCCAGGCCGGATGATGATGAGGACGCCTACCAACCCGACAAGGATACAGCACCAGCGACGCCAGCCCACTTTTTCCTTCAGGAAGAGCGCCGCTCCGAGCGTCACGACAAGCGGCGTTGCCTGAAAGACGGCGGAACAGAATGCCTGCGAGAGATGACCGAGGGAGTAAATATAGGTGATCGTGGCGACGACTTCGCCCACAACACGCAGGATCGTCATCCTCTCCAGCGAAAGATTGCGCAACGCGCCGTGGCGCCAAGCCAGCAAACCGATCAGCGCCGTCGCGAATATGCCGCGGACCAGCATATACTGCCCGCTGTTCATCTCGGTCAGGAGATATTTTGTGATCGTATCGCCGATGGTGAAGGTCCCCATGGCGAGAAGCATGAAAATACTTGCACGAAAATTTGCTGATTGCGGCACGATACAGAATCCGGTTTAGGCCTGAGCCTTGGATTGCATACCGTTTTAAAGTCGATCTCGCGACAACTATTTCAGGTGATTTGTGCTTTTCAAGTATAGGCGGCTCAACCGCCGGTAAGGCTCATGTGGCGCGCAACCGCCGGGCGATTATGATCGCGGTCGATGATAAAATCGTGCCCTTTCGGCTTGCGCGAAATTGCTTCGTCAATCGCCTGGCCGAGCAGCAGGTCGCTTTCGCTTTCCCGCAGCGCCTTGCGCAGATCGGCATCGTCGTTCTGGCCGAGGCACATATAGAGCATCCCCGTGCAGGTCAGCCGGACACGATTGCAGCTTTCGCAGAAATTATGGGTCATCGGCGTGATGAAACCAAGCCGCCCGCCTGTCTCGGCAATCGTCACGTAGCGGGCAGGGCCGCCCGTGCGGTACGGAATGTCCGATAGCGTGAACTGACGCGACAGGTCTTCCCTTACCTGCGACAGCGGCAGATACTGGTCGGTGCGGTCGAACTCGATCTCGCCCATCGGCATTGTTTCGATCAGGGTCATGTCCATGCCTCGGCCATGCGCCCAGCGGATCAGTTCAGGAATTTCATGTTCGTTGAAATCCTTCAGTGCGACCGCGTTTATCTTGACGCGGATACCCGCACGCTGTGCAGCCTCAATCCCCTCAAGAACGCGGGGCAGATCGCCCCAACGGGTGATCTGATGGAATTTTTCAGGGTCGAGCGTATCCAGCGAGACATTGATACGGCGTATCCCGCACTCCGCCAGTTCGTCGGCAAAGCGTGAAAGCTGCGATCCGTTCGTGGTGAGGGTCAGTTCATCCAGCGCACCTGATTTCAGATGGCGCGAAAGCTGCCGGATCAGGTGCATGATGTTCTTGCGCACCAGAGGCTCGCCGCCGGTCAGTCGCAGTTTCCGCACACCCTTGTCGATAAAGGCGGTGCAAAGCCGGTCCAGTTCCTCGAGCGTCAGCAAATCCTTCTTGGGCAGGAACGTCATATGTTCCGCCATGCAGTAGGTGCAGCGGAAATCGCAGCGATCCGTAACCGAAACGCGAAGATAGGTAACGGCGCGCCCGAAAGGATCGATCATGGGTCCAGTCGGGGAAACAAGTGGCTGGGCTTGGTTTGTGTGTATCATAAGCCGTTGTTTCCGCTTGCTGCGGAAGAATGTCCGCATCGTTTCCCTAGAGATAGGACCTGCGGACTTCATTGTCCAGTTTCGCGCGCACGAAGCTCTTTCAATAATGATCGCGCCTATTGCGATATTTTAACGCGGGGCCTATCAAAGCTGGCGAATATCCAAGCTGGAGAATGGTTATGAGCGAAGTCTGGCCGACCGAATTGCGCGTTTCGCACGACCGCAGGCTGCTGACGGTGGCATTCGATGATGGCCAGAAATTCGAGCTGACCGCCGAATTGCTGCGTGTGCTGTCACCTTCGGCAGAAGTGCAGGGCCATTCGCCGGAACAGCGCGTGACGGTTGGCGGCAAGCGCAATGTTGAAATCATGAAGGTCGAGCCGGTCGGCAATTACGCCGTTCGAATAACTTTCGACGACATGCACGACACCGGCCTGTTTTCGTGGACCTATCTCCACAAGCTCGGCTCCGAGAAGGAGACGTTGTGGCAAACCTATCTCGATGAGCTTGCCGGGAAGGGGCTCAAGCGGGACCGCTGACCTATTCTTTCTCCAGCATTTCGCAGATGCGGCGCATCACGTCGCCCATCGCGTTGCATTGCGCGGCTGTCGACTGCGCCATGACGCGGTCGATCAGTTCCGTATAGACCGTCAGCGCGTGTCCCAGCAGCTTTTCGCCCTTGGCGGTCAGGGTCAGGCGCATCACACGCTTGTCAGCAGGATCGCCTTCGCGCACCAGCAAGCCACGCTTTTCCAGCTTTGGCAGCAGCATGGTGATGTTTGAACGCCCGACAAGAATGCGGCGCGCAAGATCGTGCTGGGATTCGCCGGGATGGCGATAGATATTCATCAGTACATCGAGGTCCGCGATCTTCAGATCGAAGGTCGACAGCCCTTGGGCGAGGGCGCGTTCCACCGCCTTGCCGGCGCGCGCGACGGCAATCCAGTTCTTGAAGCGGGGATTATCCCACGGCAGTTTTTGAGTCTCGTCTTGCATTTTGTTCATTCTTGTACAATTATTTGTTCAGGATTGAACATAATTGAGGCCCTGTCATGACATCGTTCTCTTTGCAGGTTACGCGATTCGGCCTGGGTGTGCTCGGACGCATTGATGCCGAGAAGGCGGGCCGCGCGGCATTCAGGATTTTCTGTCGGACGCCAAGCCGCAAGCCGAAGACGAAGGCCTATGCGGCGCGCCTTCAACAAGCGAACACGGAACTCGGCCAGGCAAAGCGGCTCGATCTGATTATCGATCGCGGGTTGATCGCGACTTATCTGTTCGAGCCGAAGGTTCCGGCGGGGAGGACCTCGCTCGTCGTCCATGGATGGGGATCGCGCACTGCCGACATGATGACGATCATTCGCGAGCTTGTCGCACGCGGCGAACGGGTCGTTTCCCTCGACCTGCCGGGACATGGTGCATCCGCGGGCCACACGCTCAACATGATACAGGCAATCGCCGCCGTCGATG from Brucella intermedia LMG 3301 harbors:
- a CDS encoding MarR family winged helix-turn-helix transcriptional regulator; amino-acid sequence: MNKMQDETQKLPWDNPRFKNWIAVARAGKAVERALAQGLSTFDLKIADLDVLMNIYRHPGESQHDLARRILVGRSNITMLLPKLEKRGLLVREGDPADKRVMRLTLTAKGEKLLGHALTVYTELIDRVMAQSTAAQCNAMGDVMRRICEMLEKE